In candidate division KSB1 bacterium, the following proteins share a genomic window:
- a CDS encoding T9SS type A sorting domain-containing protein, whose protein sequence is MKLTMRNRLIAAASCAIAAVLLTTSAAIATGLTWPATRELEGLHAWELRDAPTGTPFAGWQLLGSTLLHGPVVAIGTPVAAGDGSAETVIAMLKQAGGDDAEFVVASDRVVGSLRRIHYGEQRAGLPVICGRADATLNQRGEIMRWGLRSHASFPVRDKHLLDMASCAEQFPRFSGERGWVVERSSAAWFPDDERRDLIPVYWVRIAGTLPEERWEGIVSAVSGEILLEWPGIAEETVSGTVTGPYWQPYIQSPVQFAGFAHSTVYVDSASTITDMDGGYSIDRPSPEWISARLHGPYVAAENEDAPPGDLHRNLSPPYAPTNLQWSTGEAAAPELNLFYHTTLIHDWYKVLDSAFDALDYPMPAVANVGSGYDNAFWNGYGTYYGSGSTYQNFAMFSDVIYHEYTHGVTDGIYPDGMLPYIDQPGALNEAWSDYIACSINGDPLMGEYLLPNNPYSAFRDLENDLVFPQNWQGEVHADSRFVSGALWRIRAAMGLEFTDALAHFARYGLAETFLDYLISVLETDDDDGNLANGTPHSTLIYNSFGIHGIGPGDRPQFEIRELSYVADGSGGSIGNGNRYMEQGETVALNFTLANAAPLYPPPAENVDVQVMTADESVTIVNGSQTIPVLPAGAQQALATVLLQIAPGGADRWLELTIHITANGGAVTFDHAFEFTIGRPHILIVSDDPNTNVEHFVVDAIRAQGRVFERVEPTGDHAVGPEFFPLTGMVVWLSGNQSGSIITEEDQDRLEQFMTAGNKVVLSGQNIVDDLAGSDFATRVLGVEITTDSLLSNAVTVWDTPLPIGAWYLITGSRGAANQRQVSALTPTGDSRLVGRYSRTPNGPGAILEFGSGNGLLFGFGIEAVSGMATGSAPVEELLTSLYEWAGPLLDAPGEVRRATVPEQLAVQAVYPNPFNSVTSLVYAVPERQLASLQFFDVLGRLVETHTLTGSGAYQWNPQVSSGIYFARLKSEHEVSPAVKLMLMK, encoded by the coding sequence ATGAAACTGACAATGCGAAACAGGTTGATAGCGGCCGCAAGCTGCGCGATTGCCGCAGTCCTCTTGACCACGAGTGCCGCGATTGCGACGGGACTGACGTGGCCGGCTACGCGTGAGCTGGAGGGGTTGCACGCGTGGGAGTTGCGGGATGCGCCAACCGGGACCCCGTTTGCCGGATGGCAATTGCTGGGGAGCACGCTGTTGCACGGGCCGGTCGTGGCGATCGGAACGCCGGTAGCCGCCGGGGATGGCAGCGCGGAGACGGTGATCGCGATGCTGAAGCAGGCGGGCGGCGACGACGCCGAGTTCGTCGTCGCATCAGATCGGGTAGTCGGTTCGCTACGGCGGATTCACTACGGAGAGCAGCGTGCCGGGCTGCCGGTGATCTGCGGACGAGCGGATGCGACGCTGAATCAGCGCGGGGAAATCATGCGCTGGGGGTTGCGCTCACATGCCAGTTTTCCGGTTCGCGACAAACACCTGTTGGATATGGCAAGTTGTGCGGAGCAATTCCCGCGGTTCTCCGGCGAGCGGGGCTGGGTGGTAGAGCGGAGTTCTGCGGCGTGGTTTCCGGACGACGAGCGGCGCGACTTGATTCCGGTGTATTGGGTGCGGATCGCCGGGACTCTGCCGGAAGAACGATGGGAGGGGATTGTCAGCGCGGTCAGCGGGGAGATCCTGCTGGAATGGCCGGGCATTGCCGAGGAGACGGTGAGCGGGACGGTGACCGGGCCGTATTGGCAGCCGTACATTCAGAGTCCGGTGCAATTCGCGGGATTCGCGCATTCGACGGTTTACGTTGACAGCGCTTCCACGATCACGGACATGGACGGCGGGTACTCGATTGACCGGCCCAGTCCGGAGTGGATCTCGGCCCGGCTGCACGGACCGTACGTGGCGGCGGAGAATGAGGACGCGCCCCCGGGAGATCTGCACCGGAATTTGAGTCCGCCGTACGCTCCGACGAACCTGCAGTGGAGCACGGGTGAGGCGGCGGCGCCCGAACTGAACCTGTTTTATCACACGACCCTGATTCACGACTGGTACAAGGTGCTTGATTCGGCGTTTGACGCTTTGGACTACCCCATGCCGGCGGTGGCGAATGTGGGCAGTGGATACGACAACGCGTTTTGGAACGGTTACGGGACGTATTACGGTTCGGGGAGCACTTATCAGAATTTCGCAATGTTCAGCGACGTGATCTATCATGAATATACGCACGGGGTGACGGACGGAATCTACCCGGACGGAATGCTGCCGTACATCGATCAGCCGGGCGCGTTGAACGAAGCGTGGTCGGACTATATCGCCTGTTCGATCAACGGCGATCCCTTGATGGGCGAATATCTGCTGCCGAATAACCCATACAGCGCGTTTCGGGACTTGGAGAATGATCTCGTTTTTCCGCAGAATTGGCAGGGCGAGGTGCACGCGGACAGCCGGTTTGTGTCGGGCGCGCTATGGCGAATCCGGGCGGCGATGGGATTGGAGTTTACGGATGCGCTGGCGCATTTCGCGCGTTACGGGCTTGCGGAGACGTTTCTGGACTATTTGATTTCGGTGCTGGAGACGGACGACGACGATGGGAATCTCGCCAATGGAACGCCGCACAGCACGCTGATCTACAATTCATTTGGGATTCACGGCATTGGTCCCGGCGACCGGCCGCAGTTTGAGATCCGGGAGCTGAGTTACGTGGCGGACGGCAGCGGCGGCAGTATCGGCAACGGCAACCGGTATATGGAGCAGGGGGAAACGGTTGCGCTGAATTTCACGCTGGCGAATGCCGCGCCGCTCTATCCGCCGCCGGCGGAGAACGTGGACGTGCAGGTCATGACGGCCGACGAGAGCGTGACCATTGTGAACGGCAGCCAGACGATTCCCGTGTTGCCGGCCGGGGCGCAGCAAGCGCTGGCCACAGTGTTGTTGCAGATCGCGCCGGGCGGAGCGGATCGGTGGCTGGAGCTAACCATTCACATCACGGCGAATGGCGGGGCGGTGACGTTTGATCACGCCTTCGAGTTCACGATCGGCCGACCGCATATCCTGATTGTGAGCGATGACCCGAATACGAATGTCGAGCACTTCGTGGTGGATGCGATCCGGGCGCAAGGGCGTGTGTTCGAGCGTGTGGAGCCGACGGGGGATCATGCAGTCGGTCCGGAGTTCTTTCCGTTGACAGGAATGGTGGTCTGGCTCTCGGGCAACCAGTCCGGCTCGATTATCACGGAGGAGGACCAGGATCGTCTTGAGCAGTTCATGACCGCGGGTAACAAGGTCGTGCTTTCCGGGCAGAATATCGTTGACGATTTGGCGGGGAGTGATTTTGCGACCCGGGTGTTGGGAGTGGAGATTACGACCGACAGTCTGTTGAGCAATGCGGTGACGGTTTGGGACACGCCGCTGCCGATCGGAGCCTGGTATCTGATTACCGGTTCGCGCGGGGCGGCAAATCAGCGGCAAGTGAGCGCGTTGACGCCGACCGGAGATTCTCGGCTGGTGGGGCGCTACAGTCGAACACCGAACGGCCCGGGTGCGATCCTGGAATTTGGCAGCGGGAATGGCCTGCTTTTTGGATTCGGAATCGAGGCGGTTTCAGGGATGGCGACCGGCTCGGCTCCAGTTGAGGAGTTGCTCACGTCACTGTATGAATGGGCAGGGCCCTTGCTGGACGCGCCCGGGGAAGT